One genomic segment of Arachis duranensis cultivar V14167 chromosome 4, aradu.V14167.gnm2.J7QH, whole genome shotgun sequence includes these proteins:
- the LOC107486771 gene encoding putative UDP-rhamnose:rhamnosyltransferase 1 produces the protein MADESKNLHIVMFPFLAFGHILPFYELAKLLAQKGHKISFISTPRNIKRLPKPPLNLQPFLELIELPLPQVENLPQNAESTMDIPHHMVPYLKKAFDGLEEPLSKFLESCTPHWIIYDFAPYWLPPISSKLGISCINLYIFTAFVQITTLNALLNPNSAEKEVSKGVYEFLTLQNESGVTDAFRIQESIRGAAAISIRSCMEVEGESIRYIEYLCKKPVIPVGLLPPPLPQNSIQDNNKDENWNTILKWLDEQEKESVIYVAFGSEVTLSDEEFIEINMGLHLSGCPFFWVLKNKKNIPNESNNNKLGIIWNDWAPQLKILAHKSIGGFLSHCGWSSVIESLEFGCPLILLPFQGEQELNAMVVEGMKVGVKVERNEGDGKFTRYSIAKALRTMMFQEEGKSCRRHAEEKKSKIFGSMEIQQKYIDDFVDYMQIHRPIKNN, from the coding sequence ATGGCTGATGAATCTAAGAACCTTCACATAGTTATGTTTCCATTCCTTGCATTTGGTCACATTCTTCCATTCTACGAGCTTGCAAAACTCCTAGCTCAAAAGGGTCACAAAATTTCATTCATTTCCACACCTAGAAACATCAAACGCCTCCCTAAACCGCCACTAAATTTACAACCTTTTTTAGAACTTATAGAACTTCCTTTGCCCCAAGTAGAAAATCTCCCTCAAAATGCAGAATCAACTATGGATATTCCACACCACATGGTACCATATCTCAAGAAGGCTTTTGATGGTCTTGAAGAACCTTTGAGTAAGTTTCTAGAGAGTTGCACACCTCATTGGATCATATATGACTTTGCACCTTATTGGCTACCACCAATTTCCTCTAAGCTTGGCATCTCATGCATAAATCTATATATTTTTACTGCATTTGTTCAGATTACCACTTTAAATGCCCTTCTAAATCCAAATTCTGCTGAAAAAGAAGTATCCAAAGGTGTATATGAGTTTCTTACTCTGCAGAATGAGTCAGGGGTTACAGATGCATTTCGAATTCAAGAATCCATTCGAGGTGCTGCTGCGATTTCTATAAGAAGTTGCATGGAGGTTGAAGGTGAATCTATAAGATATATTGAATATCTTTGCAAGAAACCAGTTATTCCAGTTGGGTTGTTGCCACCACCTTTACCACAAAATAGTATCCAAGACAATAACAAAGATGAAAATTGGAACACAATTCTTAAGTGGTTagatgaacaagaaaaagagtCAGTGATTTATGTAGCATTTGGAAGTGAAGTAACACTAAGTGATGAAGAGTTCATTGAGATAAATATGGGATTGCATCTATCTGGTTGTCCATTTTTTTGGGTtctcaagaataaaaaaaatatccctAATGAGTCAAATAATAACAAACTTGGAATTATATGGAATGATTGGGCACCACAGTTAAAAATATTAGCACATAAGTCTATTGGAGGGTTTTTGAGTCATTGTGGTTGGAGTTCTGTAATTGAGTCTCTTGAATTTGGTTGTCCACTTATTTTATTGCCCTTCCAAGGTGAGCAAGAGTTGAATGCTATGGTTGTGGAAGGAATGAAAGTAGGGGTAAAAGTGGAAAGAAATGAAGGTGATGGAAAATTCACAAGATATTCCATAGCCAAGGCATTGAGAACTATGATGTTCCAAGAGGAAGGAAAGAGTTGTAGAAGGCatgcagaggagaagaagagcaagaTATTTGGGAGCATGGAGATTCAGCAAAAATACATTGATGACTTTGTTGATTATATGCAAATTCATAGACCtattaagaataattaa
- the LOC107486144 gene encoding cationic amino acid transporter 9, chloroplastic → MGTGGGAPSSSSASSGWSGFWSSALRSKRLVSPAEKAAAESNGRGLSRRLGVLDLVLLGIGASIGAGIFVVTGTVARDAGPGVTISFILAGASCVVNALCYAELASRFPAVVGGAYLYTYTAFNEITAFLVFAQLMLDYHIGAASIARSLASYVVSILELFPVLKDNIPDWIGHGQNIGEVLSINVLAPILLILLTLILCWGVGESSAVNAFMTVTKIVIVIVVVLVGAFEVDVSNWSPFAPNGIKSIFTGATVVFFAYVGFDAVANSAEESKRPQRDLPIGIIGSLLVCIALYIGVCLVITGMVPYMYLGEDAPLAEAFTSKGLKFVSVLISIGAIAGLTTTLLVGLYVQSRLYLGLGRDGLLPSIFARVNSKRHTPIHSQVWVGYVASVLAGLLNVTMLSHILSVGTLTGYSVVSACVVVLRWKDRTNSQLSISAKQEGVICLVAIAACGFATGLLFRYDASPIFMILAILVAVGASAALLIRQAYSDTPGFSCPGVPLLPCLCIFFNIFLFAQLHHEAWVRFVVLSLVMVGVYAIYGQYHADPNAADTIMYHRAPEDEAQ, encoded by the exons ATGGGAACTGGTGGTGGCGCACCTTCCTCCTCCTCCGCCTCTTCCGGCTGGTCCGGTTTCTGGTCGTCGGCGCTCCGATCGAAGCGCCTCGTCTCTCCGGCGGAGAAGGCGGCTGCTGAAAGCAACGGCCGGGGACTCTCCCGCCGCCTTGGAGTCCTCGACCTAGTCCTCCTCGGGATCGGTGCTTCCATCGGCGCCGGCATCTTCGTCGTCACCGGTACCGTCGCCCGTGACGCTGGACCCG GAGTAACAATCAGTTTTATACTTGCCGGAGCATCATGCGTTGTAAATGCACTCTGTTATGCCGAGCTAGCTTCTCGTTTCCCTGCTGTTGTCGGAGGAGCGTATCTATACACATACACGGCCTTTAATGAGATCACTGCTTTCCTTGTTTTTGCACAATTAATGCTTGACTATCATATTGGAGCAGCTAGCATAGCAAGAAGCCTGGCAAGCTATGTGGTGTCAATTCTAGAGCTCTTCCCTGTGTTGAAGGATAACATTCCAGACTGGATTGGACATGGTCAGAACATTGGGGAAGTTCTGTCCATCAATGTCTTGGCTCCAATTCTCCTAATTCTTCTCACTCTGATTCTTTGCTGGGGTGTTGGAGAATCTTCGGCTGTGAATGCATTCATGACAGTGACCAAG ATAGTCATTGTTATAGTTGTCGTTCTTGTTGGAGCTTTTGAGGTTGATGTTTCTAACTGGTCTCCCTTTGCTCCGAATGGCATAAAAAGCATATTTACTGGAGCTACTGTAGTCTTCTTTGCTTATGTTGGATTTGATGCAGTTGCCAATTCTGCCGAAGAATCTAAGAGACCGCAG CGGGATTTGCCAATAGGCATAATTGGAAGCCTCTTAGTATGTATTGCATTGTATATTGGAGTATGCTTAGTTATTACGGGGATGGTCCCATACATGTATCTTGGAGAAGATGCTCCTTTGGCTGAAGCTTTTACATCAAAAGGATTAAAATTTGTATCTGTTCTGATTAGTATTGGTGCCATTGCTGGACTTACAACAACACTCCTTGTTGGTCTCTACGTTCAG TCTCGGTTGTATCTCGGGCTTGGCAGGGATGGTTTACTACCCTCGATATTTGCCAGAGTTAACTCCAAACGGCACACTCCTATTCATTCACAGGTCTGGGTTGGATATGTTGCCAGTGTTTTGGCTGGACTATTGAACGTAACAATGCTTTCACACATTCTCTCTGTTGGTACACTG ACTGGCTACTCAGTTGTCTCGGCATGTGTTGTAGTACTTCGGTGGAAAGATAGGACAAATAGTCAATTATCAATTTCAGCTAAGCAGGAGGGTGTAATTTGCCTCGTTGCTATTGCTGCTTGTGGATTCGCTACTGGGCTCTTATTCCGTTATGATGCTTCGCCTATTTTTATGATTCTAGCTATACTTGTTGCAGTAGGTGCTTCTGCTGCTCTTCTTATCCGCCAG GCTTATTCAGATACACCAGGATTTTCTTGCCCTGGAGTTCCCCTTCTGCCATGCCTTTGcatcttttttaatatattcttATTTGCTCAG TTACATCATGAAGCGTGGGTGAGATTTGTGGTTCTAAGTCTTGTCATGGTTGGTGTTTATGCCATCTATGGCCAGTATCATGCTGATCCCAATGCAGCAGATACCATCATGTATCACCGGGCACCAGAGGATGAAGCTCAATGA